In the genome of Sphingomonas sp. LR60, the window CCAGCCGCTGGTGCCCGGCGATCTGCTCGGGGGTGGCGGCCAGCTCGGCGGGATCGTCGGCGAAGACGTTCAGGTTGACGCGCGGGGACAGCGGCCAGACCTTGCCATACTTGCCCGCCAGCACCGGCGAGTCGACCAGCACCTCGTAATTGGTCGTGTCATACGTGTAGGTCGATCCCGCCTTCTTCGCCGGGATCGCGCCTGCCGCGGTCCAGCCATCGGGATATTTCACCGTCATCTGCACTGGGATCTGCCGCGTGAAATAACCGGCCGGGTAGAGGCTCAGCGAATTGGGCTGGAGCGAGATCATCGTCGGCGTCATCACGATCCGACCCTGATTGGTCTGCGTCGCCGAGATGAACTGGAACTTGGCTTCGATCGTCTTCGCGCCTGCGGGCACGTCGATGTGGAAGGCATAGACGTCGACCGGATCGCGCGTCCACTCCACCCGCTTGCCGTTCGCGGTCAGGGTCAGTCCGGCCAGCTTCTCGATTTCGCCGCGCGGGCTATGCGCGCCGGGTAGCCACTTGGGGAACAGCAACACCATAGGCCCGGCCTGCGGCACCGCGATCGTCTCGGTAACGCGGAAGATGCCCTGCGACGGATCGCTGGCATCGACGTTCAGCTTGAGCGTGCCGGGGAAGCGCACGTCGCGCGCGGCGGGGATGGTGTCGACGAACGGCACCGGCTGCGGTGCGCTGTTGCCGGCAGGCACTTGCGCGACGAGCGGCGTGAGGGCGACGGAGGCGAGAAGGGCGGCGGACGCAAAACGGGCGATCATCGGGGCTCCCAAAGGACAGGGTGACTGACCCGGTTAATCAGCCCACGCTGCCCGCGTCCAGCCCCCCGCCGTCACTTCGCGCCGTCAGTTCGCGCCGAGCACGTTGATGCTGAACGCGATCACGCCAAGGTTGAAGACGAAGCCGGCGAGGCATTGCCCGAGCACCGCGCGCCGCACCGTTCCCGATCGGATCGAGACGTCGGAGGTCTGGAAGGTCATGCCCAGCGTGTAGCTGAAATATACGAAGTCCCAGTAATCGGGCGTGTCGGTCCCCGGAAAGTCGATCCCGCCCGCATCCTTTCCGTCGTCGCCCGGCATATAGAACAAGTGCGCATAATGCAGCGCATAGACCATGTTCGAGAACAGCCACGCCAGCGCCAGCGTGACGATCACCAGCAACCGCGTCGGATCGCTCTGCCGCCCCTGCAATTCCTCGTGCACCGCGGTCAGGATCACCAGCATCACCGCCGCTGTGATCGCGAGCAGCAAGGTGCGGTTGGCGTCGTTCGCCTGTGCGACGACGCGCATCTGCGCCGGGCTGTCGTGGCGCGGCAGCCGGATCATGCTCAGCAGGAAGACGATCGCGGCGAGATCGAAGCCCGCCATCGCCGCGCGCCCGCGGCCGAGCGGCGGCCACAGCGCCGCGACCGCGACGACCAGCACCACCGTGAACAGCACGAAGCGCGGCGGTGCGATCCGCCGCCCCAACCCCCACCAGTGCGCGTGATTATCCATGCGAACAGCCGCTAGCGCGCGCGATCGTCCGCGACTAGATGCGCACCTTCTTATGGCCCGTATTCCCACTCCACAGCGCGTGCGCGGCACGCAGGACATCTTCCGCGACGAGCAGCGCCGCTTCGCGCACGTGCTCGACACCTTCGACCGCGTCCGCCGGCTTTATTGCTTCGAGCGGATCGAGGTGCCGGTGTTCGAGGACACGCAGGTCTTCGCGCGCTCGATCGGCGAAACAACCGATGTCGTCTCGAAGGAAATGTACACCTTCCCCGACAAGGGCGACGACCTGCTGACGCTGCGTCCCGAGTTCACCGCCGGGATTGCGCGCGCGTACATCACCAACGGCTGGCAGCAGTTCGCGCCGCTCAAGCTGGTCACCAGCGGCGCGGTGTTCCGCTACGAACGCCCGCAAAAGGGCCGCTATCGCCAGTTCCACCAGATCGACGCCGAGATACTCGGCGCGCCCGAGCCCGCGGCGGATGTCGAGCTGCTGACGCTCGCCGATCAGTTGCTTCAGGAACTGGGCGTCGCCGAGGGCGTGACGCTGCAACTCAACACGCTTGGCGATGCCGCGACCCGCGATACATGGCGCGATGCCCTGGTGGCGCATTTCGAAGCGCATCGTGGCGAGCTGTCTGAAGACAGCCTGATCCGGCTCGACAAGAATCCGCTGCGGATCCTCGACAGCAAGGACCCGCGTGACCGCCCGATCGCCGACGCCGCGCCGGGCATCGACGCTTATATGAGCGCCGAGGCGGGCGCATTCTTCGAGAGCGTGCAGAAGGGTTTGCAGGCGGCAGGTGTCGGGTTCCAGCGCAACGAGCGGCTGGTGCGCGGGCTCGATTATTACCGTCACACCGCATTCGAGTTCGTCACCGACCGGCTCGGCGCGCAGGGCACGGTGCTGGCCGGCGGACGCTATGACGGTCTGGTCGAGAGCCTCGGCGGCCCGGCGACCGCGGGGGTCGGCTGGGCGGCCGGCGTCGAGCGGTTGGCAATGCTGCTGGAGGAGCCCGCGGCAGCGCGGCCCGACGTGGTGCTGGTGGTCGAAAACGACGCCGCGCACATCGAAGCGGTCGCGACGCTCGCGAAGCTGCGTCGCGCCGGCGTGGCGGCCGAACTGGTGGCGACCGGCTCGCCCAAGAAGCGCTACGACAAGGCGCTCAAGCTGGACCCGGCCGAGACGCTGACCTTTGCGATGGATAGCGACGCGGTCACGACGCGCGGGCGCGTGCTGCGCGGCGACAACTCGCGCGTCGCCGAGGTTCTCGCGTGAACCTGCGACTCTTCCGTCATGCCGGACTTGTTCCGGCATCCACCCTGCCGCCAGTCCCTCGAGCGGTGAAGATGCGGAACCGTGAACCCCGAAACACGTCCGGGGTGACGACTGGGACGCGCGCATGACCACCATCTCGATCGACCGCATCCGCCAGATCGAGGCGCGCCGCGACGAACTCGCCGCGCAGATGGCGACCGGCAATCTCGACGGCGACCGCTTCGTGGCGGTGTCGAAGGAATATGCCGAACTCGAACCCGTCGCGCAGGCCGCCAGCGAGGTGCGTCGGCTGCGCCAGGAGGCCGAAAGCCTCGCCTTCATGGCGAGCGACGCCGACGCCGAATTGCGCGCGATGGCCGAGGAAGAGTTGCGCGACAACCGTGCCGCGCTCGACGCCGCCGACCGCCAGCTCGCGCTGGCCCTTCTCCCGCGCGACGCCGCCGATCAGCGCTCGGCGATGCTCGAGGTCCGCGCCGGCACCGGTGGTGACGAGGCGGCGCTGTTCGCGGGCGATCTGTTCCGCATGTACCAGCGCTATGCCGAGGGGCAGGGCTGGCGCGTAGAGCTGATCTCCGCCTCCGACAGCGATGCCGGCGGCTATAAGGAAGTCGTCGCGAGCGTCACCGGCTCGGGTGTGTTTGCAAAGCTCAAGTTCGAAAGCGGCGTCCACCGCGTCCAGCGCGTTCCGGCGACCGAAAGCGGCGGACGCATCCACACTTCGGCGGCGACCGTGGCGGTGCTGCCCGAGGCCGAGGACGTCGACGTACAGATCGATGAGGCCAAGGACCTGCGCATCGACGTCTATCGCTCGTCGGGGCCGGGCGGGCAGTCGGTCAACACCACTGACTCGGCGGTGCGGATCACTCACTTGCCGACCGGGCTGGTAGTGATCCAGCAGGACGAAAAGTCGCAGCACAAGAACAAGGCCAAGGCGCTCAAGGTGTTGCGGACGCGGCTCTACGAGGCGGAACGCGAGCGGCTGGCCGCGGAACGCTCGGGAA includes:
- the hisS gene encoding histidine--tRNA ligase; amino-acid sequence: MARIPTPQRVRGTQDIFRDEQRRFAHVLDTFDRVRRLYCFERIEVPVFEDTQVFARSIGETTDVVSKEMYTFPDKGDDLLTLRPEFTAGIARAYITNGWQQFAPLKLVTSGAVFRYERPQKGRYRQFHQIDAEILGAPEPAADVELLTLADQLLQELGVAEGVTLQLNTLGDAATRDTWRDALVAHFEAHRGELSEDSLIRLDKNPLRILDSKDPRDRPIADAAPGIDAYMSAEAGAFFESVQKGLQAAGVGFQRNERLVRGLDYYRHTAFEFVTDRLGAQGTVLAGGRYDGLVESLGGPATAGVGWAAGVERLAMLLEEPAAARPDVVLVVENDAAHIEAVATLAKLRRAGVAAELVATGSPKKRYDKALKLDPAETLTFAMDSDAVTTRGRVLRGDNSRVAEVLA
- a CDS encoding DUF1345 domain-containing protein, which produces MDNHAHWWGLGRRIAPPRFVLFTVVLVVAVAALWPPLGRGRAAMAGFDLAAIVFLLSMIRLPRHDSPAQMRVVAQANDANRTLLLAITAAVMLVILTAVHEELQGRQSDPTRLLVIVTLALAWLFSNMVYALHYAHLFYMPGDDGKDAGGIDFPGTDTPDYWDFVYFSYTLGMTFQTSDVSIRSGTVRRAVLGQCLAGFVFNLGVIAFSINVLGAN
- the prfA gene encoding peptide chain release factor 1; translated protein: MTTISIDRIRQIEARRDELAAQMATGNLDGDRFVAVSKEYAELEPVAQAASEVRRLRQEAESLAFMASDADAELRAMAEEELRDNRAALDAADRQLALALLPRDAADQRSAMLEVRAGTGGDEAALFAGDLFRMYQRYAEGQGWRVELISASDSDAGGYKEVVASVTGSGVFAKLKFESGVHRVQRVPATESGGRIHTSAATVAVLPEAEDVDVQIDEAKDLRIDVYRSSGPGGQSVNTTDSAVRITHLPTGLVVIQQDEKSQHKNKAKALKVLRTRLYEAERERLAAERSGTRKAMVGSGDRSERIRTYNFPQGRVTDHRINLTLHRLPEILAGEMNELIGALIAEDEAERLATLEA